A single region of the Lactobacillus isalae genome encodes:
- a CDS encoding Mbeg1-like protein → MDNMLGYATKERRSFSEFPLNEIDSMIFSQLAYCNFDALPRITSLQDLASDEEIETLTKGNLGGKNTEKLIKIMIKNRRFKNVSWHQAVSKIDAKTQMQFNAVTFYIADGQSYIAYRGTTATTIGWKENFNMSFNNWVPAHYFARSYYRRIKELFPGKFYLGGHSKGGNLAFAVALSLKESDLSNIVRIDCFDGPGFHNQDRLKKKFLKLKNKIHKYIPQGSLIGILQDDLIGEKDYCTIVAASGANLLQHDMFTWRVKKDKFVTVKQLDSGSEISWKAIAEWLKNTSDTERKDFIEMLYLTVSDSNQIYFRNLLTPKTTYKLATRLIKNSSAQKEVWEPIIRKLFKAYVNSGTAALSEQRKNQLENFKNILDDQRK, encoded by the coding sequence ATGGATAATATGCTTGGATATGCCACAAAAGAAAGAAGGAGCTTTAGCGAATTTCCTTTGAATGAAATAGATAGCATGATTTTTTCTCAATTGGCATATTGTAATTTTGATGCTCTTCCTCGGATCACTAGTTTACAGGATTTAGCTTCAGATGAAGAAATTGAAACTTTAACAAAAGGAAATCTGGGCGGAAAAAATACTGAAAAATTAATCAAAATAATGATTAAGAATCGACGTTTTAAAAACGTATCTTGGCATCAGGCTGTAAGTAAAATAGATGCAAAAACACAAATGCAATTTAATGCCGTTACTTTTTATATTGCTGATGGTCAGTCTTATATTGCTTATCGTGGAACGACAGCCACGACAATTGGCTGGAAAGAGAACTTTAATATGTCTTTTAATAATTGGGTACCAGCGCATTATTTTGCTCGCTCATATTATCGACGAATTAAAGAATTATTTCCTGGGAAATTTTATCTTGGTGGACATTCAAAAGGCGGTAATTTAGCTTTTGCGGTTGCATTAAGTTTAAAAGAGTCAGATCTTTCAAATATTGTTAGAATTGATTGTTTTGACGGCCCCGGTTTTCACAATCAAGATAGGCTAAAGAAAAAATTCTTAAAATTGAAAAACAAGATCCATAAATATATTCCGCAAGGATCACTAATTGGAATACTTCAGGATGACCTTATTGGAGAAAAAGATTACTGTACGATTGTTGCAGCCTCAGGAGCTAATTTACTACAACATGATATGTTTACCTGGCGTGTAAAAAAGGATAAATTTGTGACAGTAAAGCAATTGGATAGCGGCTCTGAAATTTCTTGGAAAGCAATTGCTGAATGGTTAAAAAATACAAGTGATACCGAACGAAAAGATTTTATTGAAATGCTGTATTTAACAGTTAGCGATAGTAATCAAATTTATTTTAGAAATTTATTAACACCAAAGACAACGTATAAATTAGCTACTCGTTTAATCAAAAATAGTTCTGCTCAAAAAGAAGTGTGGGAACCAATAATTAGAAAATTATTTAAGGCTTATGTAAATTCGGGAACAGCAGCCCTTAGTGAGCAGAGAAAAAATCAGTTAGAAAATTTTAAGAATATTTTAGATGACCAACGTAAGTAA
- a CDS encoding NAD(P)H-hydrate dehydratase: MKNISKELISEVIKKRKSATHKGNYGHVLLIGGSKKYGGALMMSAEGALNSGAGLVTVVTNPVNITALHTRDPEIMALSWDEKDELKSLIKNSDVVVCGMGLGLDKQAKDILALVRDSISLKQTLILDASALDLISQQENLLPVNSKLMIFTPHQMEWQRLSKIKISEQTDQLNQAALNKLVPKKNAILVLKSNHTKVYDQAGNIYRNPYGNPGMAIGGMGDTLAGIIGGFCGQFTPSLEIVAGAVGIHSLVADKIAEHQYIVRPTQLSRMLPEMMKKYEK, encoded by the coding sequence ATGAAAAATATTTCAAAAGAACTAATATCTGAAGTAATTAAAAAGCGAAAGAGCGCTACTCACAAAGGTAATTATGGGCATGTACTACTAATTGGAGGCAGTAAAAAATATGGTGGCGCGCTTATGATGTCAGCAGAAGGTGCATTAAATAGTGGTGCTGGCTTGGTAACAGTTGTTACAAATCCAGTCAATATTACGGCTTTGCATACAAGAGATCCAGAAATTATGGCTCTTAGTTGGGATGAAAAAGATGAGTTAAAAAGTCTAATTAAGAATTCTGATGTAGTGGTTTGCGGAATGGGATTAGGTTTAGATAAGCAAGCAAAAGATATACTAGCTCTTGTCAGAGACAGCATCAGCTTAAAGCAAACGTTAATTTTAGATGCAAGTGCCCTTGATTTAATTAGTCAGCAAGAAAACCTATTGCCAGTAAATTCAAAGTTAATGATTTTTACACCTCATCAAATGGAATGGCAAAGATTAAGCAAAATAAAAATTTCTGAGCAAACTGATCAATTAAATCAAGCAGCACTAAATAAACTAGTTCCAAAGAAAAATGCAATTTTAGTATTAAAATCTAATCATACTAAAGTTTATGATCAAGCAGGAAATATTTATCGAAATCCTTATGGAAATCCTGGAATGGCAATTGGCGGAATGGGAGATACTCTAGCAGGAATCATTGGTGGCTTCTGTGGCCAATTTACACCTAGTTTAGAAATTGTAGCAGGTGCTGTAGGCATTCATTCTCTTGTAGCTGATAAAATTGCAGAGCATCAATATATTGTGCGCCCAACGCAGCTGTCGCGTATGCTTCCAGAAATGATGAAGAAATATGAGAAGTGA
- a CDS encoding L,D-transpeptidase, protein MKKMNKYQNSVLIMGTILAILALAVILFPHRNVSLATPTKTATTKVVKKRKDIAEKNPNLPYPDPKDLQPAGSWKVKSENKAHPDLLSLSKLWIRVSIKGNRVYIMDGKKPVYTMLASCGVYHHGKSATPTGTYAVEAEKGASFFNQSLQVGARTYVSWHGHGTYLFHSVPIDGDNKIMKNEAKKLGRTQASHGCIRLSLPDSKWLYEKLPVGTKVVVKDK, encoded by the coding sequence ATGAAAAAGATGAATAAATATCAAAATTCTGTTTTAATTATGGGAACAATACTAGCTATTTTAGCTCTAGCAGTCATTTTATTTCCTCATCGTAATGTTTCGCTTGCCACGCCAACTAAAACTGCAACTACTAAAGTAGTTAAGAAAAGAAAAGATATTGCAGAAAAAAATCCTAATTTACCATATCCCGATCCTAAAGATTTGCAGCCTGCAGGTAGCTGGAAAGTTAAAAGTGAGAATAAAGCGCATCCTGATCTTTTAAGCCTAAGCAAGTTGTGGATAAGGGTATCGATTAAAGGTAATCGTGTGTACATTATGGATGGTAAAAAGCCGGTTTACACTATGCTTGCATCTTGTGGAGTCTATCATCATGGTAAATCTGCCACACCAACTGGAACTTATGCAGTTGAAGCAGAAAAAGGAGCTAGCTTTTTCAATCAGAGTCTTCAAGTAGGTGCTCGTACCTATGTGAGCTGGCATGGTCATGGGACTTATCTCTTTCATTCTGTCCCAATAGACGGTGACAATAAAATTATGAAAAATGAAGCAAAAAAGCTTGGGAGAACTCAGGCTTCTCATGGTTGTATTCGTTTGAGTTTGCCAGATTCTAAATGG